In the genome of Candidatus Methylomirabilota bacterium, the window TTCTGCTCGAAGAGATCAAGGTCGGCTGCACTCTGGCGATGCTCACGTGCCTCGACCGTCCCCATCGCTTGGCCTACATCCTCGGTGAGATCCTCGAGATGGACGGCGACGAGGCCGCGCGGGTGCTGGGCATCGGCGCCGCGGCCTACCGGAAGCGGCTCTCGCGCGCCCGTGAGGCGATCGTGGCGTTTACGCGGGCGAAGTGCGGGCTGGTGAATCCGGAGCGACCGTGCCGATGCCGCCGACGCCTTTCCGAGGCCGTGCGCCTCGGCCGTGTGGCGCCGGGCCAGCTGCTCTTCGCATCGGACGCCGAGCGTGCGAGGCAATTCCCGAAGGTGCTGGCCGAGGTCCGCCGGCTGGAGGACGTGCGGCGCGCGGCGGCTCTCTTCCGGTCTCATCCAGACTTCACGGCTCCGGCCG includes:
- a CDS encoding RNA polymerase sigma factor, with protein sequence MSAIQHRVYGLALRMLWHPEDARDAAQEILIRIVTRLSTFRGASSFSTWAYRVAANYLLTARKSRLEERSYTFQRFGDELDEGLSDAAAPQASGETALLLEEIKVGCTLAMLTCLDRPHRLAYILGEILEMDGDEAARVLGIGAAAYRKRLSRAREAIVAFTRAKCGLVNPERPCRCRRRLSEAVRLGRVAPGQLLFASDAERARQFPKVLAEVRRLEDVRRAAALFRSHPDFTAPA